One region of Salvelinus namaycush isolate Seneca chromosome 3, SaNama_1.0, whole genome shotgun sequence genomic DNA includes:
- the atf4b gene encoding activating transcription factor 4b isoform X1 has product MTMMSSQFGLDDMEALLWGPSSLMADPMGSLRHQDEVTSIEGGASPLSSSSSSPLLLLSPPPTPPSLLLQEEKAGADLLSFPWLSADQLGHTHYIGADDGKEDAFSGMDWMAERVDLSEFDLDSFIGSCSPDGSPSSPEDLITSLECPMELDLLPLPTLPTPTDLPTTTDPLLPPTVSQPQENPQEVFHSPPPCVPDAQEELEIKSEPQSPAPSPPPSPTFTLELGSEVYVSASVSEKPLHLEVPQPVPSIVLSLSPTRIVVLLAPKQEVGVTTTTITIPEILSDSDSSFSSSGQLNQPSIATTQSSFQNESKPYPKTPKSRPQHPDQPTTTSSGTMKSSTGGPPKEKKLKKMAQNKTAATRYRQKKKTEQEALSAECDELEQRNHKLAEKADSIANEIQYLKELMEEVRQAKSKKGLVTSNCIV; this is encoded by the exons ATGACCATGATGAGTTCACAGTTTGGCCTGGACGATATGGAGGCCCTACTCTGGGGGCCTTCCTCTCTCATGGCTGACCCCATGGGGTCGCTGCGCCACCAAGATGAAGTTACCTCGATAGAGGGGGGGGCTTCACCCCTCTCGTCATCTTCCTCTTCTCCACTTCTCCTTCTATCCCCTCCTCCCACTCCGCCGTCACTGCTCCTCCAGGAAGAGAAGGCTGGGGCAGACTTGCTGTCCTTCCCTTGGCTATCTGCTGACCAGCTAGGCCACACCCATTACATTGGTGCAGATGATGGGAAAG AAGATGCCTTTTCTGGCATGGACTGGATGGCCGAGAGGGTAGACCTGAGTGAGTTTGATTTGGACTCCTTTATTGGTTCCTGCAGCCCAGACGGTTCCCCCAGCTCCCCTGAAGACCTCATCACTTCCTTAGAGTGTCCCATGGAGCTGGACTTACTCCCCCTCCCCACTCTCCCTACTCCCACGGACCTCCCCACCACCACTGATCCACTTCTCCCCCCGACCGTGTCACAGCCCCAGGAAAACCCTCAGGAGGTGTTTCATTCACCTCCCCCCTGCGTCCCTGATGCCCAGGAGGAGCTGGAGATCAAGTCGGAGCCCCAGTCCccagccccctctcctcctccatcaccCACCTTCACCTTAGAGTTGGGCAGTGAGGTGTATGTCTCCGCGAGTGTCAGCGAGAAGCCGCTTCACCTGGAGGTTCCCCAGCCGGTCCCCAGCATTGTgctgtctctctccccaacccGCATCGTCGTCCTCCTGGCCCCTAAACAGGAGGTCGGCGTGACaaccaccactatcaccatccCAGAGATCCTCTCTGACAGTGACAGCAGCTTCAGCTCCTCTGGTCAGCTCAACCAGCCCTCCATCGCCACAACTCAGTCAAGTTTCCAAAACGAGAGCAAACCGTACCCAAAAACCCCCAAGTCTAGGCCACAACATCCAGACCAGCCCACCACCACATCGAGTGGGACAATGAAGTCCTCCACTGGAGGACCCCCAAAGGAGAAGAAGCTCAAGAAAATGGCACAGAACAAGACGGCGGCCACGCGCTACCGCCAGAAAAAGAAGACTGAGCAGGAGGCCTTGAGCGCGGAGTGCGATGAGCTCGAGCAAAGGAACCACAAGCTTGCGGAGAAAGCGGACTCCATCGCCAATGAGATCCAGTATCTCAAGGAGCTCATGGAGGAGGTGCGCCAAGCGAAGAGCAAGAAGGGCCTTGTGACCTCTAACTGTATTGTGTAA
- the atf4b gene encoding activating transcription factor 4b isoform X2 — protein MTMMSSQFGLDDMEALLWGPSSLMADPMGSLRHQDEVTSIEGGASPLSSSSSSPLLLLSPPPTPPSLLLQEEKAGADLLSFPWLSADQLGHTHYIGADDGKDAFSGMDWMAERVDLSEFDLDSFIGSCSPDGSPSSPEDLITSLECPMELDLLPLPTLPTPTDLPTTTDPLLPPTVSQPQENPQEVFHSPPPCVPDAQEELEIKSEPQSPAPSPPPSPTFTLELGSEVYVSASVSEKPLHLEVPQPVPSIVLSLSPTRIVVLLAPKQEVGVTTTTITIPEILSDSDSSFSSSGQLNQPSIATTQSSFQNESKPYPKTPKSRPQHPDQPTTTSSGTMKSSTGGPPKEKKLKKMAQNKTAATRYRQKKKTEQEALSAECDELEQRNHKLAEKADSIANEIQYLKELMEEVRQAKSKKGLVTSNCIV, from the exons ATGACCATGATGAGTTCACAGTTTGGCCTGGACGATATGGAGGCCCTACTCTGGGGGCCTTCCTCTCTCATGGCTGACCCCATGGGGTCGCTGCGCCACCAAGATGAAGTTACCTCGATAGAGGGGGGGGCTTCACCCCTCTCGTCATCTTCCTCTTCTCCACTTCTCCTTCTATCCCCTCCTCCCACTCCGCCGTCACTGCTCCTCCAGGAAGAGAAGGCTGGGGCAGACTTGCTGTCCTTCCCTTGGCTATCTGCTGACCAGCTAGGCCACACCCATTACATTGGTGCAGATGATGGGAAAG ATGCCTTTTCTGGCATGGACTGGATGGCCGAGAGGGTAGACCTGAGTGAGTTTGATTTGGACTCCTTTATTGGTTCCTGCAGCCCAGACGGTTCCCCCAGCTCCCCTGAAGACCTCATCACTTCCTTAGAGTGTCCCATGGAGCTGGACTTACTCCCCCTCCCCACTCTCCCTACTCCCACGGACCTCCCCACCACCACTGATCCACTTCTCCCCCCGACCGTGTCACAGCCCCAGGAAAACCCTCAGGAGGTGTTTCATTCACCTCCCCCCTGCGTCCCTGATGCCCAGGAGGAGCTGGAGATCAAGTCGGAGCCCCAGTCCccagccccctctcctcctccatcaccCACCTTCACCTTAGAGTTGGGCAGTGAGGTGTATGTCTCCGCGAGTGTCAGCGAGAAGCCGCTTCACCTGGAGGTTCCCCAGCCGGTCCCCAGCATTGTgctgtctctctccccaacccGCATCGTCGTCCTCCTGGCCCCTAAACAGGAGGTCGGCGTGACaaccaccactatcaccatccCAGAGATCCTCTCTGACAGTGACAGCAGCTTCAGCTCCTCTGGTCAGCTCAACCAGCCCTCCATCGCCACAACTCAGTCAAGTTTCCAAAACGAGAGCAAACCGTACCCAAAAACCCCCAAGTCTAGGCCACAACATCCAGACCAGCCCACCACCACATCGAGTGGGACAATGAAGTCCTCCACTGGAGGACCCCCAAAGGAGAAGAAGCTCAAGAAAATGGCACAGAACAAGACGGCGGCCACGCGCTACCGCCAGAAAAAGAAGACTGAGCAGGAGGCCTTGAGCGCGGAGTGCGATGAGCTCGAGCAAAGGAACCACAAGCTTGCGGAGAAAGCGGACTCCATCGCCAATGAGATCCAGTATCTCAAGGAGCTCATGGAGGAGGTGCGCCAAGCGAAGAGCAAGAAGGGCCTTGTGACCTCTAACTGTATTGTGTAA
- the si:dkey-110g7.8 gene encoding GTPase IMAP family member 8, whose amino-acid sequence MESPNICQSLSSPTVEPICHLPERRLLLLGGPGAGKSTTGNAILGEEVFQTGTETVHSTVGHGGVCRRRITVVDTPGWIIPHDSADDNTGAPPERASKEGPCVGATLCPPGPHALLLVVPVSQPFTEGHRKAAEKQLGHLGGGAWRSTMVLFTGVDKLPEGTFVEEFIAAGEHLQWLVERCSNRYHGLDSNTQQSGDDNTVNTQVQELLEKVEEQVKENHGWYFAVNELILLEEEQARKAVEERRVREEREERERQRLRMVGGPPRELRVLLLGWKGVGKSSVGNTILGRRDFESGTETEQSLRRQAEVAGRRVTIVDTPGWDWFSVRRTPKHVRQESKRGATLLRPGPHTLLLVLPIISTLTSRKRRTLEAHLEGLFGDRACLHTMVLFSCGDWLGRTPVEEHIQKGGRELHRLLEYCGNYYHVVDSKMPGKDTRNISDLLDKIEEMIRENGDEAFLPIQMDEESPESSENNSPEEDCSRGCQLQ is encoded by the exons ATGGAGAGTCCAAATATCTGCCAGTCGTTGTCGTCTCCGACAGTTGAACCCATCTGTCATCTCCCGGAGCGTAGGCTTCTGTTGCTGGGGGGACCAGGAGCTGGGAAGAGCACCACAGGGAATGCCATCCTAGGTGAGGAGGTCTTCCAGACTGGGACAGAGACTGTCCACAGCACCGTTGGCCACGGGGGGGTCTGCAGGAGGCGTATCACTGTGGTTGACACCCCAGGCTGGATTATACCCCATGACTCAGCGGATGATAACACCGGGGCCCCGCCAGAGCGGGCTAGCAAGGAGGGACCCTGTGTCGGTGCCACCCTCTGTCCCCCAGGGCCCCACGCGCTCCTGCTGGTGGTCCCCGTGTCACAGCCCTTCACAGAGGGCCACAGGAAGGCTGCAGAGAAGCAGCTGGGTCATCTAGGAGGAGGGGCCTGGAGGTCCACCATGGTGCTCTTCACTGGGGTCGACAAGCTACCTGAGGGGACGTTCGTAGAAGAGTTCATTGCAGCTGGGGAGCACCTTCAGTGGCTGGTGGAGAGGTGTAGTAACAGATACCATGGCCTGGATAGTAACACACAGCAGAGTGGGGATGACAACACGGTGAACACACAAGTTCAGGAGCTGCTGGAGAAGGTAGAGGAGCAGGTTAAGGAAAACCATGGCTGGTATTTTGCAGTAAACGAACTGATTCTGCTAGAGGAGGAGCAGGCAAGGAAGGCGGTGGAAGAGAGGCGGGTGAGAGAGGAgcgggaggaaagggagaggcagagacTGCGGATGGTCGGAGGGCCTCCCAGAG AGCTGAGGGTCCTCTTGTTGGGCTGGAAAGGAGTGGGAAAAAGTTCTGTAGGGAACACCATCCTGGGCCGGCGGGACTTTGAGTCTGGAACAGAGACGGAGCAGAGCCTTAGGAGGCAGGCTGAGGTGGCCGGACGCAGGGTCACTATCGTTGACACCCCTGGCTGGGACTGGTTCTCCGTCAGACGCACCCCCAAACACGTCAGACAGGAGTCGAAGCGAGGTGCCACCCTCCTCCGGCCTGGCCCCCACACCCTTCTCCTGGTGCTGCCCATCATCTCCACCCTCACTTCACGCAAGAGGCGGACCCTGGAGGCCCACCTGGAGGGCCTGTTTGGTGATAGGGCGTGTCTCCACACCATGGTGCTGTTCAGCTGCGGGGATTGGCTAGGCCGAACACCCGTCGAGGAGCACATTCAGAAGGGAGGGCGGGAGCTCCACAGGTTGTTGGAATACTGTGGGAACTATTATCACGTGGTGGACAGCAAGATGCCGGGGAAGGACACAAGGAACATCTCAGATCTGCTGGACAAAATAGAGGAAATGATCAGAGAGAATGGTGATGAGGCCTTCTTGCCAATACAGA TGGATGAAGAAAGCCCTGAGTCATCTGAGAACAACAGCCCTGAAGAGGACTGCAGCAGAGGATGCCAGCTCCAGTAG